The Leifsonia williamsii genome includes a region encoding these proteins:
- a CDS encoding aminoglycoside phosphotransferase family protein: MSTAIDDLLAPARERWHLAPDGDAFATATSVLQPVVWQGCKAFLKLATEDEERAGGRVLRWWRGRGAAPVLAAEGDALLLERATGERDLARLAASGPEGDDEATRILCRVGRRLHASDRPARPAGLADLPRWFRELPLHAAEAPEAHGGLYPRAAAEAAALLAHPSGDVVLHADLHHGNVLDFGERGWLAIDPKPVHGDPGFDVANILCNPGPEVALRPGRLERTAGVIAAETGMDERLVLRWALAWAGLSAAWSERSGGDATVAVGVGRRARALLDA; encoded by the coding sequence GTGAGCACCGCCATCGACGACCTCCTCGCTCCCGCTCGCGAGCGCTGGCACCTCGCACCCGACGGCGACGCCTTCGCGACGGCCACCAGCGTGCTGCAACCGGTGGTATGGCAGGGCTGTAAGGCGTTCCTCAAGCTCGCGACCGAGGACGAGGAGCGCGCAGGCGGACGGGTGCTGCGCTGGTGGCGGGGCCGTGGCGCCGCACCCGTGCTCGCGGCGGAGGGCGACGCGCTGCTGCTCGAACGCGCCACCGGCGAGCGCGACCTCGCCCGCCTCGCGGCCTCGGGGCCTGAGGGCGACGACGAGGCCACCCGGATCCTGTGCCGGGTCGGCCGGCGGCTGCACGCGAGCGACCGCCCCGCGCGGCCGGCGGGGCTGGCCGACCTGCCGCGCTGGTTCCGCGAGCTGCCCCTCCACGCCGCGGAGGCGCCGGAGGCTCATGGCGGCCTGTACCCGCGCGCGGCGGCCGAGGCGGCGGCGCTGCTGGCGCATCCGTCCGGCGACGTCGTACTGCACGCCGACCTGCACCACGGCAACGTGCTCGACTTCGGCGAGCGCGGCTGGCTCGCCATCGACCCCAAGCCGGTGCACGGCGATCCCGGCTTCGACGTCGCGAACATCCTGTGCAACCCGGGTCCGGAGGTCGCGCTGCGGCCAGGGCGCCTGGAACGGACGGCAGGCGTGATCGCGGCGGAGACCGGGATGGACGAGCGGCTCGTGCTCCGCTGGGCGCTCGCCTGGGCCGGCTTGTCCGCGGCCTGGTCCGAGCGCAGCGGCGGGGATGCGACGGTGGCGGTGGGTGTAGGGAGGCGAGCCCGCGCTCTGCTCGATGCTTAG
- a CDS encoding GNAT family N-acetyltransferase gives MRITDADDSHVAGIAAIYNDAVEHTTAIWNDNPVDLANRVAWLADRRRAGYPVLVALDDAGEVVGYASFGDWRPFDGFRHTVEHSVYVRGDQRGAGLGRRLMETLIERARALGKHVMVAAVEAGNTGSIRLHEKLGFERVGLMPQVGAKFGGWLDLAFLQLILDEAPAPRD, from the coding sequence ATGCGCATCACCGACGCGGACGACTCGCACGTCGCCGGCATCGCGGCCATCTACAACGACGCCGTCGAGCACACGACGGCGATCTGGAACGACAATCCGGTCGACCTCGCGAACCGCGTCGCGTGGCTCGCCGACCGGCGGCGGGCGGGCTATCCGGTGCTCGTGGCGCTCGACGACGCCGGCGAGGTCGTGGGGTACGCGTCGTTCGGCGACTGGCGTCCGTTCGACGGCTTCCGGCACACCGTCGAGCACTCCGTGTACGTACGCGGAGACCAGCGCGGCGCGGGGCTCGGCCGGAGGCTGATGGAGACGCTGATCGAGCGGGCCCGCGCGCTCGGCAAGCACGTGATGGTCGCCGCGGTCGAGGCCGGCAACACCGGGTCCATCCGCCTGCACGAGAAGCTCGGGTTCGAGCGCGTCGGACTGATGCCGCAGGTCGGTGCGAAGTTCGGCGGCTGGCTCGACCTGGCGTTCCTGCAGCTGATCCTCGACGAGGCGCCCGCACCGCGCGACTGA
- a CDS encoding AraC family transcriptional regulator has protein sequence MRASSAPQQSAMPRSNGQLTPSADVAMERRFPSDSAAVFVRHYWLPRWSLPEGRVRREAVLEYPSANVAIEPRLAALHRANRGLSTRTLTGTGWAFGALLRPGVALGWTGGSLRSQPLVVPLGALGNGEAAAALAACVPAVRAAMAAGDGDAAITAFESALATLPSPGEEARLVDAIVAAVEEDRELRRVEQLAERFGIGVRSLQRLIAGHLGFGPKWLIQRYRLQEAAAALRSDAPPPLALLAADLGYADQAHFSREFKAVIGATPGGYAAQAAATSARTLRADPPAALPSGRR, from the coding sequence GTGAGAGCGTCCTCCGCACCGCAGCAGAGCGCGATGCCCCGCAGCAACGGGCAGCTGACGCCGTCCGCCGACGTGGCGATGGAGCGGCGGTTCCCGTCGGACTCCGCCGCCGTCTTCGTGCGGCACTACTGGCTGCCCCGGTGGAGCCTCCCCGAGGGCCGGGTGCGCCGGGAGGCCGTGCTCGAGTACCCGTCGGCCAACGTCGCGATCGAGCCCCGGCTCGCCGCTCTCCACCGGGCGAACCGGGGACTCAGCACGCGCACGCTCACCGGTACCGGGTGGGCGTTCGGAGCGCTGCTGCGGCCCGGCGTCGCACTCGGCTGGACCGGCGGTTCGCTGCGGTCCCAACCGCTGGTGGTCCCGCTCGGCGCCCTGGGGAACGGGGAGGCCGCGGCAGCGCTCGCGGCGTGCGTCCCCGCCGTCCGCGCGGCGATGGCCGCCGGCGACGGCGATGCGGCGATCACCGCCTTCGAGTCCGCGCTCGCGACGCTGCCCTCTCCCGGCGAGGAGGCCCGCCTGGTCGACGCGATCGTCGCCGCCGTCGAGGAGGACCGCGAGCTGCGGAGGGTGGAGCAGCTGGCCGAGCGGTTCGGGATCGGCGTGCGCAGCCTCCAGCGCCTCATCGCCGGACACCTGGGGTTCGGGCCGAAGTGGCTGATCCAGCGGTACCGCCTGCAGGAGGCGGCGGCAGCGCTGCGCTCGGACGCCCCTCCCCCGCTCGCCCTGCTCGCCGCCGACCTCGGCTACGCCGACCAGGCGCATTTCAGTCGCGAGTTCAAAGCGGTGATCGGGGCGACGCCGGGCGGCTACGCAGCGCAAGCGGCCGCGACCTCAGCGCGGACGCTCCGCGCGGACCCGCCAGCGGCTCTCCCGTCGGGGCGCCGGTGA
- a CDS encoding saccharopine dehydrogenase family protein, producing the protein MRILLVGAGGVGDAIAKIAARRAFYETIVVSDYDPARAERTVAWIRERHGEEVAARFRTAAIDASDPDVVAAVAREHGATHVMNAVEPSFVPTVFAGALAAGADYLDMAMSLSEPHPTDPYAQTGVKLGDDQFAQRGDWEAAGRLALVGMGVEPGLSDVFARYAADHLFSSIDELGTRDGANLVVRDEAGNEIFAPSFSIWTTIEECLNPPVIFEKGTGWRTTEPFSEPEVFDFPEGIGPVECVNVEHEEVLLMPRWLDARRVTFKYGLGAEFIGVLKTLHLLGLDSTTPLRVRSKNGPVEVAPRDVVAAALPDPATIGPRMTGKTCAGVNVTGLGTDGRPREVYLYHVSDNEWTMREYDAQCVVWQTALNPVIALELLATAAWTGTGVLGPEAFDAQPFLDLMARPEAEGGYGQAWGMREAARA; encoded by the coding sequence ATGAGGATTCTCCTGGTGGGTGCGGGCGGTGTCGGCGACGCCATCGCCAAGATCGCCGCGCGTCGCGCGTTCTACGAGACCATCGTCGTCAGCGACTACGACCCGGCGCGCGCCGAGCGCACGGTGGCGTGGATCCGCGAGCGGCACGGCGAGGAGGTCGCCGCGCGGTTCCGCACGGCGGCGATCGACGCCTCCGACCCCGACGTCGTCGCCGCGGTCGCGCGCGAGCACGGCGCGACCCACGTGATGAACGCCGTGGAGCCCTCCTTCGTCCCGACGGTGTTCGCCGGGGCGCTCGCGGCGGGCGCCGACTACCTCGACATGGCGATGAGCCTCTCGGAGCCGCATCCGACCGACCCGTACGCGCAGACCGGCGTCAAGCTCGGCGACGACCAGTTCGCGCAGCGCGGCGACTGGGAGGCGGCGGGCCGGCTGGCCCTCGTCGGCATGGGCGTCGAGCCCGGGCTGAGCGATGTCTTCGCCCGCTACGCCGCCGACCACCTGTTCTCATCGATCGACGAGCTCGGCACCCGCGACGGCGCGAACCTCGTGGTGCGCGACGAGGCCGGGAACGAGATCTTCGCTCCCTCGTTCAGCATCTGGACCACCATCGAGGAGTGCCTGAACCCGCCGGTGATCTTCGAGAAGGGCACCGGCTGGCGCACCACGGAGCCGTTCAGCGAGCCGGAGGTGTTCGACTTCCCCGAGGGCATCGGGCCGGTCGAGTGCGTCAACGTGGAGCATGAGGAGGTGCTGCTCATGCCCCGCTGGCTCGACGCCCGCCGGGTGACCTTCAAGTACGGCCTCGGCGCCGAGTTCATCGGGGTGCTGAAGACGCTGCACCTGCTCGGGCTCGACTCCACGACTCCCCTCCGCGTGCGCAGCAAGAACGGTCCCGTCGAGGTGGCCCCGCGCGACGTCGTCGCCGCCGCGCTGCCGGACCCTGCCACGATCGGCCCACGGATGACCGGCAAGACCTGCGCCGGTGTCAACGTCACCGGCCTCGGCACGGATGGGCGGCCGCGCGAGGTGTACCTGTACCACGTGAGCGACAACGAGTGGACGATGCGCGAGTACGACGCACAGTGCGTCGTGTGGCAGACCGCGCTCAACCCGGTCATCGCGCTCGAGCTGCTCGCGACGGCCGCATGGACGGGCACCGGCGTGCTCGGGCCCGAAGCGTTCGACGCGCAACCGTTCCTCGACCTGATGGCCCGGCCCGAGGCCGAGGGCGGCTACGGGCAGGCCTGGGGGATGCGGGAGGCCGCGCGAGCCTAG